CCCGACCGTACGACAGAGCCGCGCGCACCCGCCCTCGGAGGGGTGGGGTCATGTGGTGGGCGGCTCGTCCCGGCGCGGGGCGACCTAGCGTGGCGCTCCCGCCTCACCCCTCCTGCACGAGGAAGTTGACCATGGTCCCCGATGTGGATCCGAATGTCTGCGAGAAGACCCCGGGAGCCGTCCGCGCGGCTCTGCGGAGACGGCCGGACTGGTTGCGGGCGTTCGAGCAGGAATGGCCGAGCACGGCGACCGACTTCGACCTGCCGGCGCTGACGGATGTCGTCGACAAGTGGTTCCCGCTCGCCCGTGCCTGCGCCACCCCCGGGTACCTGGACGACGTGGAGCACACCGTCAGGCGGATGACCGAGGGCAACACCGAGGGAATGGTCTTCTGGGACGCGGAAGGCAGGGCCTACGACGCCGAGAACAACCCGGTGGACGCCCAGAGGTGCGAATGAGCGCCTGCACGATCCGTTACGCGAACCGGGCGGCCCGCCGTCGGGCAGCGCTCACCGGGCCCCAACTCGTCGCGCTGTCCGCCCTGGAGAAGCGACTGGCCGTCAACCCGTACGGGGCGCCCGCGACGAGCGATCGGGACAACAGTTGGTCGGCGACGTTCGGCGGAGGTTTCGTGACGTACGTCGTGTCCAACCGCCACGTCATGATCAATGTGATCGACCTGGTGACTCTCCGACCAGGCCGACGGGGTACGGCGCGAGCGACGCCCGTGCGGTACGGCGCGGGCGGCGGGCCCGCGCCGTACCTCCTGGCCTGCTTACGCCGCGAGCTTCGCCAGCGTCGCGTCGATGCGGGACAGTGTCCGCTCCCTGCCCAGGATCTCCAGGGACTCGAAGAGCGGCAGCCCCACCGTGCGGCCGGTGACCGCGACGCGGACCGGGGCCTGGGCCTTGCCGAGTTTGAGGCCGTGCTCCTCGCCGGCCACCAGGACGGCGTTCTTCAGCGACTCCGCGCTCGACCAGTCCGCTTCCGCGAGCTTCGCGCGGGCCGTGGTCAGCAGGCCCGCCGGGTCGCCCTTCATCGCCTTCGTCCAGGACGCCTCGTCCTCGACCGGTTCCGGCAGGAAGAGGAAGTCGACGTTGGCCGTGATGTCCGAGAGCACCGTCACACGGGTCTGCGCGTGCGGGGCGATCGCCTCGAAGGCCGCCCGGTCGAAGTCCTCCGGTGCCCAGTTGGCGTACGGGGCGCGCAGCCAGGGCTCGCACGCCTCCATGAAGGTCTTCACGTCCAGCTGACGGATGTGGTCGGCGTTGATCGCCTCGGCCTTCTTCAGGTCGAAGCGGGCCGGGTTGGCGTTGACGTCGGTGATCTCGAAGGCGCCGACCATCTCGGCGACGGAGAACACGTCCTGGTCGGCGGCGAACGACCAGCCCAGCAGGGACAGGTAGTTGAGGAGCCCCTGGGGCAGGAAGCCGCGCTCGCGGTAGAGGTTGAGCGAGGACTGCGGGTCGCGCTTGGAGAGCTTCTTGTTGCCCTCGCCCATCACATACGGCAAGTGCCCGAACTGCGGCACGAAATGGGCCACGCCGAGCCCCATCAGCGCCTGGTAGAGGGCGATCTGACGGGGCGTGGAGGAGAGCAGGTCCTCGCCGCGCAGGACATGGGTGATCTCCATGAGCGCGTCGTCGACGGGGTTGACGAGAGTGTAGAGCGGCGCGCCGTTGGCGCGGACGATGCCGTAGTCGGGCACGTTCTCCGGGGTGAAGGTCAGCTCGCCGCGGACCAGGTCGGTGAAGGTGATCGGCCCGTCGGGCATCCGGAAGCGGACGATGGAGGTGCGGCCCTCGGCCTCGTAGGCGGCCCTCCGCTCGGCGCTCAGGTCGCGGCAGTGGCCGTCGTACCCGGAGGGGCGGCCCGCGGCGCGCGCGGCGTCCCGGCGGGCGTCCAGCTCCTCGGTGGTGCAGTAGCAGGGGTACGCGTGGCCGGCGGCGAGCAGCTTGTCGGCGATGTCGCGGTAGATGTCCATGCGCGCCGACTGGCGGTACGGGGCGTGCGGGCCGCCCACCTCGGGTCCCTCGTCCCAGTCGAGGCCGAGCCAGCGCAGCGAGTCGAGCAGCGCCTCGTACGACTCCTCGGAGTCGCGCGCGGCGTCGGTGTCCTCGATGCGCAGGACCAGGGTGCCGCCGTGGTGGCGGGCGAACGCCCAGTTGAAGAGGGCGGTGCGGACCAGGCCCACGTGGGGGTTGCCGGTCGGCGAGGGACAGAAACGTACGCGGACGGTCGCGTTAGCCACGCTTGATCACCTTGTTGGTGAGAGTGCCGATGCCTTCGATGGTGACGGCGACCTCGTCGCCGACGTTGAGGGGGCCGACCCCCGCGGGGGTGCCCGTGAGGATGACGTCGCCCGGAAGCAGGGTCATGGCCTCGGAGATGTGCACGACGAGGTCCTCGACGGAGCGGATCATGTCGCGGGTGCTGCCGAGCTGGCGCTGCTCGCCGTTGACGGTGCACTGGACGGCGAGGCCGTCGCGGACGGCGTCCAGGCCGACGGAGGTCTCCACCCAGGGGCCGAGCGGGCAGGCGGTGTCGAATCCCTTGGCGCGGGCCCACTGCTTCTCGCGCCGCTGGGTGTCGCGCGCGGTGATGTCGTTCGCGCAGGTGAATCCGAGGATGACGTCCTTGACGCGCTCGCGCGGGACCTCGCGGCACATGCGGCCGACGACGACGGCGAGTTCGGCCTCGTGGTGGACGTCGGAGGAGAACGAGGGGTACTCGATCGCGTCCCCGGAGCCGATCACCGAGGTGGTGGGCTTGAAGAAGGTGATCGGTGCCTCGGGTACCTCGTTGCCCATCTCCGCGGCGTGCGCCGCGTAGTTGCGGCCGACGGCCACGACCTTGTTGGGGAGCACGGGCGGGAGCAGCCGGACCTTGCTCAGCGGGACCTTGGTGCCGGAGAGTTCGAAGTCGGCGTACGGAATGCCCTTGATGATGTCGAGGACGAGGCCGGCGGCCCTGCCGCCGGTGCCGTCCTCCTCGACCGCGCCGAAGGCGACATTGCCGTCGATGGAGAATCTGGCGATGCGCACGGGTAGCTGTCGCCCCTCACTTTGCTGCTGGCTGATCCGACCGGAGACTGACGTCCCAGGCTAGCGCGGTGAGGGGTGGGGTCCGACGCGGTGCCGCGCGGCGGCCGGCCGGTAGGGCGCCGAGGCCGGCGCGGTGCGGCGCCGCCGGGGGCGGTGTCCTGGTCTCCGTACCGGGCCCGGATCTACGATGTTGTCCCCGGCGCCGCGGGGGCGTCCGTCCTTACGGGGCGACGGGGGCGTCGATCAGCGTCGTACGGCGCGGGTTGGCCGTGCGGACCGGCAGGTCGACGGAGTGTTCCGGCGGCGCGGGCGGCAGAAGTTCGCCGGCGTCGGTCAGGTTCGCCAGGGTGGTGCGGCGGGGGTTGGCGGTGTTGCGGAACATCTTCGTCATCTTCATCGGTTGCTTCAGACCTTGTCGGGGTACGGGTGCTCAGGAAGCACCAGTTGTCGGATGTGCCGTCCCTGTAAAGCGTCAGGCTAAACACGAGATTCCCCGCGGAAGACTGGACCACCCAACGATCTCCATGTGAGTTTGCTCACGACCTGCCGGGCAATTCGCCCATCACGGGCAGTGGTCGAGACCGATGGAAACGGACATTGCCTTATCGAACGCTTCATTCCGCTCCTGATCATCAGGACTGGGGCACCCTTCACCCCCCGGGGACTCGTTCCGGTACGTCCACTTCCTCCCTGAACCCGCTCTACCGATCGTCACACTTTCCTCACAACGCGTCACACAGGTCACAGCCCGGTACGCGGCCCTTGTTGGAGATCCTGCTCTGTGCTGAAATTCCGAGCACCGCCGCGGGTTTAAGAGGCCGGCGCGTAAGAGGCGCGACGCGGCGCCGAGTGGCATGCGGGGAAGGGGAGCATCGCCGGTCACTCATACGACCACCTTGGAGCGCGTTCTGCGCTCCACGACGCCGACACCGTTCCGCCGTTCTGCGGAGGGACGCCTGGTCCAGAGGTTGCGACGCTAGTGCAGGGACGTTTCAAGAGGGATAGCAGCGCTGCGGCGGAGCAGGAGCCCCGCGGCGGAACCGACCGCGGCTCCTCGCCCCAGCACGCCCAGAACCCGGGCCCGGGACCGGCCGGCAAGGGTGGTGACCGGGGTGCCCAGCCCGTTACGGCGCAGGGCGGCGACGCCCCGAACTCCGCGCCCAAGTCGGCGTCGACCGACGCCGGTTCGCGAATAGCGCTGCGCAACTGGCGCATCAGCACCCGTCTGGTGGCACTGCTGACCCTTCCGGTGGTCGCGGCGACCACCCTGGGCGGGCTGCGTATCAACGAATCCCTCAACGACATGCAGCAGTTGGAGCACATGCAGCTGCTGACCAAGATGACCAAGGAGGCGACCGCCCTCGCCACCGCGCTCCAGGCGGAGCGCGACGAGTCGGCGGGGCCGCTCACCAACGGCACGGACGCCACGGACTTCGCCATCCAGAACGGCCGTACCACCACGGACCGGGCCAAGAAGGCGTTCCTGGCCGCCACCGTGGACATCGGGAACACCGACGGCGACCAGGCGCTGGAGTCGATCCGCGCCAACGTCAGCCAGATCGCGACCCAGGTCAACAAGATCCAGGAGATCCGCAAGGACGCGTACGCCACGGAGACGTCGCACTCCCTGACGGTCGACGCGTACAGCGGTCTGATCGACGCGCTGCTGAGCCTCTCGCAGGACATGGCGCAGGCGACCAACAACCCGGAGATGATCAAGCGCACCCGCGCCCTGGCGGCCTTCTCCTCCGCCAAGGAGTACGCCTCGATCCAGCGCGCGATCATCGCCTCGGCGCTGCCCGCCGACCCCGACCAGAAGGGCGATCTCAACGACAACGACCGCCTGTACGGTCTCGCGGCGGCCACCAAGGGCACCAACGCCCTCGCGTCGTTCGACGCCCTGTACGAGTCGATGGGCGGCGACGCCGAGGAGCTGACGCAACCGCTCAGCGGCAAGGGCAACCCCGAGATCAACGCCGCCGACGAGTACGCCCAGCGGGTGCTGGGCGTCTCCGGCGGCATGGCGGGGCTGCCGAACCGCTCGTACCTGGACTGGACCGACCAGGCCACCGCCAAGATCTTCGCGATGAACACCATCGAGAAGACGCTGCTCGGCGAGATGGAGAACAAGGCGCGTCAGCTGCGCGAGAAGTCGCAGCAGGACGCGTTCGTCAACGGCGCGCTGATCCTGCTCGTCCTCGGTGTCTCGCTGGTCGGCGCGTTCGTCGTCGCCCGCTCCATGATCCGCTCGCTGCGGCGCCTCCAGGAGACGGCCACCAAGGTCGCCCAGGACCGGCTGCCCGAGCTGGTCAAGCAGCTCTCCGAGACCGACCCGCAGGACGTGGACACCTCCGTCGAGTCCGTCGGTGTGCACTCCCGGGACGAGATCGGAAAGGTCGCCGCGGCCTTCGACGACGTGCACCGCGAGGCGGTCCGGCTGGCCGCCGAGCAGGCGCTGCTGCGGGGCAACGTCAACGCGATGTTCACCAACCTGTCGCGCCGCAGCCAGGGCCTGATCCAGCGTCAGCTGTCGCTGATCTCCGAACTGGAGTCCCGCGAGGCCGACCCGGACCAGCTGTCCTCGCTGTTCAAGCTGGACCACCTCGCGACCCGTATGCGCCGTAACGGTGAGAACCTGCTGGTCCTCGCCGGTGAGGAGCCGGGCCGCCGCTGGACGCGCCCCGTGCCGCTGGTCGACGTGCTCCGTGCCGCCGCCTCCGAGGTGGAGCAGTACGAGCGGATCGAACTGGCCTCGGTGCCCACCACCGAGGTGGCCGGCCGCGTCGTCAACGACCTTGTGCACCTGCTCGCCGAGCTGCTGGAGAACGCGACGTCGTTCTCCTCGCCGCAGACCAAGGTCCGGGTCACCGGTCACGCGCTGCCCGACGGGCGGGTGCTCGTCGAGATCCACGACACCGGCATCGGCCTCTCCCCCGAGGACCTGGCCGCGATCAACGAACGGCTCGCCTCGCCGCCCACCGTGGACGTCTCGGTGTCGCGCCGCATGGGTCTGTTCGTGGTCGGCCGGCTGTCGCTGCGGCACGGCATCAGGATTCAGCTGCGCCCGTCCGACTCCGGCGGCACCACCGCGCTCGTCATGCTGCCCGTCGATGTCGCCAACGGCGGCCGGAAGCCTCCGCCGCGCCCCGGCGCCGGCGCGCAGAACGGCGCGGGCGGACCGGTGTCCGCCGGTCAGGGCGGCCCCGGTGGCGGCCAGCAGTCCGGCATCGCCGCGGGACTCGCGGGCGGCGCCGCCGGAGCGGGCCGGCTGAGCACCCCGCCGCAGCGTGGCCAGGTCGGCGCAGGTACGGGGCCCCGTGCCGCGCTGCCGGCCCGGAACGGGGCACAGAACGGTCTGCCCACCCGGCCGCAGTCCGGTCCGCCGCAGGACCCGCAGCGCCGGGGGCCGGGCCAGGGCCCGGAACTGCCGTCGGGGCAGCCGAACCTGTTCGGCAGCAGCCCCCGCGACCAGGCCGCGCCCGGTCGTCCGAATCCTCAGGCGGCCCCCGGTGGCCGGCCGAACGGCCCGGTGCCGCAGGCCGGTGGCCGGCTGGCCCGGCCCGGTCAGAGCCTGTCCAGCCCGAACGGGCGGGGCGGTCCCGGTGGCCCCGGCGGTCGCGACCGCGACGCCTTCGCACAGGGCGCCACGGGCCCGGCGGGCGGGCCTCCGCCGGTCGACCGCGGCCGTCAGCTGCCGCCGCCCGGCGGGCCCCGCGCGGAGCTGCCCGGGGGCGCGCCGCGCCCGCCGCAGCGTCCCGCCGCCTCCGGCTGGTCCGGCGAACAGCAGCCGGGACAGCGGCGGTTCTCCCAGGACACGCCGCGCGGCCACGAGGAGACCGAGAACACGGGTCAGTTCGCCGTGCCGCCGCCCGGACCGGGCGGCCGGGGCCCCAGCTCCACCGCCGAGTTCCCGCGTCCCGACTTCGACGGTCCGCGACCGGACCTGAACAACGGCGCGGGCGGCGCGGGCGGATTCGGTGACACCGGTTCCCACCCCGTGCTCAACTCGGGCGACGTCAATGGCGGTTGGCAGAACCAGGGGCAGCAGGGGCAGGGCCAGGACGCCGCGTCCACGGCCGCGTTCCCCCGCCCCGACTTCGACGCGCCCCGTCCCCCGGCGTCCGCGCCCGGCTCCGACCTCTTCGGCCGGACCCCGCCGCCCGCACCGGGTGGTCCGGGAGCCGACCAGGGCCAGGACTACGGCAGGACCCAGGGTCCGGGTCAGGACTACGGCCAGGGCTTCGGCCAGAACGGCGTGAACGGTGCCGACTTCGGCGCACCGCGCCCGCCCCTCGGCGCGCTTCCCCCGCAACCGCAGCCGGAGGCACTGCCCCCGGCCGGGCCGGGGGACGGCCGTACGCCGCTGTTCGACACGCTGGAGACCAACTGGTTCCACGGGCAGCACAGCGCCCAGGCGGCGCAGTCCGACGCGCCCCGGCAGCCCTTCCCGCCGCACTCCCCGGAGGGCCTGGCCGACCCGTCGGTCTCCTCCCCTCCCCCGATGCCGCAACGGCAGCCGGCGAACGGCGGCGCCAACGGCAACGGCGCCGTCACGTCCTCCTGGCGCACGTCACCCAACGACGAGCTGGTACGCCAGGCCGAGCGGGTCAAGAAGCCCGCGGCGGGCGGGATCACCACCTCAGGTCTGCCTCGGCGGGTCCCTCGTGCCAACCTGGTACCGGGAACCGCTCAGGAGCAGAGCAACCAGACCGGTCCGCAGGTCTCGCGTGCGCCAGACGACGTACGCGGCCGGCTGACCAACCTTCGCCGGGGCATTCAGCAGGGTCGTCAGGCCGGCGGCCGAACCGCCGACAGCTCGACGACCGGCAGTTTCAACCTCGGCCCCTCTCACCAGCAGGAGCGTTAGTTGAGTCCGATGAGCCAGGCGGCGCAGAATCTGAACTGGTTGATCACCAACTTTGTGGACAACACCCCAGGGGTGTCCCACACAGTGGTCGTATCCGCCGACGGACTGCTGCTGGCCATGTCCGAGGGTTTCCCGCGGGACCGTGCCGATCAACTCGCGGCCGTCGCCTCCGGGCTGACCTCACTGACCGCCGGGGCCTCCCGGATCTTCGAGGGCGGCCCGGTCACCCAGACCGTCGTGGAGATGGACCGCGGGTTCCTCTTCCTGATGTCCGTCTCCGACGGTTCGTCGCTGGCGGTGCTCGCGCATCCCGACTGCGACATCGGCCTCGTGGGCTACGAGATGGCCCTCCTGGTCGACCGGGCAGGCACGGTGCTGACACCGGACCTGCGCGCCGAGCTCCAGGGGAGCCTGCTGCACTGAGGCTCTCAGGTACCGCCCACAGCGCCAACCACCGTCAGGCCGCGAACCGGCCCCACCCCGGCCCAGTCAGACGGCACGCAGACTTCTTGCTGTCACGCCCGGAGGATTCATGACCCCGCCACCCGCCTCTCACGATCCGTACGGCGCCTCAGTCGACGCGTCCTACGGACTTGAGGGCGACCAGCCGTTGGTACGTCCGTACGCCATGACCGGCGGCCGGACGCGCCCGCGGTACCAGCTCGCCATCGAGGCACTGGTCAGCACGACGGCCGACCCGGCGCATCTCGCCGGTCTGCTTCCCGAGCACCAGAGGATCTGCCACCTCTGCCGTGAGGTGAAGTCCGTCGCCGAGGTGTCGGCGCTGCTGTCCATGCCGCTCGGTGTGGCCCGCATCCTCGTGGCCGACTTGGCAGAGGCCGGCATGGTGGCCATCCACCAGCCGGGTAACGGAGAGGCCGGCGGAACGCCGGATGTGACACTGCTCGAAAGGGTGCTCAGTGGACTTCGCAAGCTCTAGCGGCGGAGCGGCACGCTCCACGACCTCCGCGAAGATCGTGGTGGCGGGCGGCTTCGGCGTGGGCAAGACCACGTTCGTCGGCGCCGTCTCGGAGATCAACCCGCTGCGTACCGAAGCCGTCATGACCAGCGCCTCCGCCGGCATCGACGACCTCACCCACACCGGGGACAAGACCACCACCACGGTGGCCATGGACTTCGGCCGCATCACCCTCGACCAGGACCTGATCCTGTACCTGTTCGGCACCCCCGGACAGGACCGCTTCTGGTTCATGTGGGACGACCTCGTACGCGGCGCCATCGGTGCCATCGTGCTGGTCGACACCCGCCGCCTCGCCGACTGCTTCCCCGCCGTCGACTACTTCGAGAACTCCGGCCTCCCCTTCGTCATCGCCCTCAACGGCTTCGACGGACACCAGCCCTACACCCCCGAGGAAGTACGCGAGGCGCTCCAGATCGGGCCGGACGCCCCGATCATCACCACCGACGCCCGCCACCGCGCGGACGCCAAGAGCGGACTCATCACCCTGGTCGAGCACGCCCTCATGGCGCGGCTCAAGTAGACGTATCCGTACGGCGGTTGCCGTAGCCGAAACCCCGCGCGGGCTGTGTCGTTCGACATAGCCCGCGCTGGTGTTCATAACGTTTCGAGAGAGAATTCACGCCTCTCGGACACCCGACGCGTTCGGGTGGTATCCCTGTGCTCATGTCGCCCTCGTCTTTTGACGAGGCTCGTTCTTTATGCCCGATTTATCGGCGGTATGGGCTGGTCGGAGTGGCTGATTTCCGCTGTTTGGAACGGGGCCGCCTCACGTGCTGGAATTCGATGAACTCCCGAGTAGTACAGCCCTGAACGAAAAACGGCACAGCAGCAGGTGCCGACGCCGAGAGGTTGTTGGTCGAGTGAGGCGCAGCAAGACGAGCACCGCGGAACGGGCGGCACGGGGCAACTTCACCCCGCCGCGGCGAACGGCGGGGCCGCCTGCGGACGCGTCCGGGAAGCCGCCGGTCCCCGGCAGTACCAGCCGGCTGGCGCCACGCAACTGGCGGGTGCCTACCCGGCTCAACGCGATCCTCCTCATACCGGTCCTGGTCGGCCTGGTCATGGGCGGTTTCCAGGTCAAGGCGTCCGTCGACACCTGGCAGGAGGCGCAGGACGCGGAGCGCACCGCGCTGGTCGTCCGGGCCGCGTCCGAGTACGGCCAGGCCCTGCTCAACGAGCGCGACCTGACCGCTCAGCCGCTGCTGACGAACCAGCGCGACGCCAAGGCGGTCGTGGACGCCCGCGCGGCGACCGACGCGGCGAAGGCCGGCTTCGACCGCGCCGTACGGTCCATGCCGGACACGGCGGGCCTGGAGCGGCGGCTGCGCCTCTTCCGCGGCGAGGAGCCGAAGCTGGAGGCGATCCGCCAGACCGCGTACACGGCGGGCGTCGAGACCCCGGACAAGTCCGGGCGCAGCGGCGGCCCGGTGGCGACCGAAGAGGGTTATGTGCTGGTCCAGCACTCCCTCATGGAGTTCTCCAACGAACTGGGTCTCGGCACCGGCAACATCACCAGCTACGGCCGCACCGTCTACGCCATCCAGCTCTCCAAGGCCGCCGCCTCGCTCCAGCGGTCCATCGGTCTGCACCTCCTGGTGCGGCCGAGCGAGAAGCCGGCGGTCCGCGCGGGCCAGTCGATCGCGTTCTCGTCGTACGCGTACCTGGAGGACATCGCGCTCGCCGAGTACGTCTCCGGCGGTACGGACGCGGACACGGCCAAGCTCCGGAAGGTCATGACGGCCCAGGCCGTCGAGGGCGCCAAGCGGCTGGCGACGGCGCGGCAGCAGGCCGCGGCGGCGGGTGAGAAGTTCGTCGCCCCGCCGGCCGTGGACGGCTCGGTGGTCGACGGCATGGTCGCCGCGATCGCCACCGGTGACAGCCCGGCCCTGCTGGAGGAGCGCGGCGTCACGCCCGGAGCGTGGATGGCCGCGACGACCGCCGAGTTCGACGGCTACACGATCATCGAGAAGGACCTGGTCGACAACGCGGTCGGCGACGCGGCGCAGATCGCCGACGGCGCCCGCAACGACGCCGTCCTCAACGGCGCGATCGTGGTGATCGCCCTGCTGGCCGCCTTCGTGCTGGCAGGCATGATGGCGCGGCAGATGAGCCGGTCGATGCGCCAGCTCCGTACGGCGGCCTTCGGCATCGCCGAGCAGCGGCTGCCGATGCTGGTCGACCAGCTGTCCCGGACCGAGCCGGGCCGGGTCGACACCCGGGTCCAGCCGATCCCGATCGACTCCAGGGACGAGATCGGCGAGGTCGCGCGCGCCTTCGACCAGGTGCACCGGGAGGCGGTCCGGCTGGCCGCCGAGCAGGCCATGCTCCGGGGCAACGTCAACGCGATCTTCACCAATCTGTCGCGGCGCAACCAGTCGCTGATCGAGGGCCAGCTGACCCTGATCACGGAGCTGGAGAACAACGAGGCCGAGCCGGAGCAGCTGGAGAACCTCTTCAAGCTGGACCACCTCGCGACCCGTATGCGCCGCAACGGCGAGAACCTGCTGGTCCTCGCCGGTGAGGAGCCGGGCCGCCGGTGGAACCAGCCGGTGCCCCTGGTCGACGTGCTGCGCGCCGCCTCCTCCGAGGTGGAGTCGTACGAGCGCATCGAGCTGAGCGGGGTGCCGGAGACCGAGATCCACGGTCAGGCCGTGACCGACCTCGTGCATCTGCTCGCCGAGCTGCTGGAGAACGCCACGACGTTCTCCTCCCCCCAGACCAAGGTGCGGGTGACGGCGACCCGGCTGCCGGACGGCCGGGTGATGATCGAGATCCACGACAAGGGCATCGGTCTCACCGCCGACGACTTCGCCGACATCAACCACAAGCTGGCCAACCCGCCCACCGTGGACGCCGCGGTGTCCCAGCGGATGGGTCTGTTCGTGGTCGGCCGGCTGGCGGACCGGCACGGTGTACGGGTGCAGTTGCGGCCCTCGGGCGAGCAGGCGGGCACCACGTCGCTGGTCATGCTCCCGGACGCGATCACCCACGGTGGCGGCGGCGAGCAGCTTCCGCCGGACGACTTCACGGTCTCGCAGATCATTCCGGAGCAGCGGGGCGCGGCGTTCGAGCCGGAGTCGGGGGCGTTCTCGACGCCCATGCTGACGGCGGCCGAACTCGGCTTCGACGATTCGCGCTACGACGACGGCTCCGGGACACCGGGCGCCGACCCGCGCAGTCTCGACCCGGTGAACCGCTCCCTGATGCGCGACGAGCGCCGTGCGGCGCTGGGCGGGGGCACCGCCCCGGGGCTGCCGGGTTCCGGGCAGCCGCTGTACGGCGACCAGGTGGACGGGCAGTACCGCGAGGGGGCGGACGGGCAGTTCGCCCCGCAGGAGGCGCCGTACGAGCAGAACGGCTACGCCGCCGACCGGAACGGCGCCGAGGCCGGGCAGGGCTACCAGGGCGCGGGCTACGACGCGTACGGCACCGGGGGCGGCTACCCGGCGGGCGGTGAGGGGTACGGCACCCCCGACGGCTATCCGGAGCAGCAGGACCCGCTGGGCGGCCCCTATCCGGAGGCGGGCCAGGACGCCGCGCGGTCGAACGGTGCGGGTTCCGGGGACCTGTTCGCGCCGCAGGCCAACCAGGGTGGCTGGAGTGACCCGAGTGGCTATCAGGGCGGTTACGAGTCGGCGGGGCAGCCCGATGCGGAATCGCCGAACGGCGCCGCGCCGGACTCCGGGGACCGCGTAGAATTCGAACGGCCGGGGCCCTCCCCGAGCACCAGTCACACCTTGACCGGAGCCGGTCTGCCGCGCCGCGGCGGTCCGGCGAAGTCCCCGAAGCCGGGGCCGGGGTCGTGGGAGACCACCGGTGGGGGCGACGGACAGCAGAACGGACACGACAACGGCGGGGTCGATCTCTTCGGCCGTGCCCCTCGGCCGGCCGGTACGCCGGAGGAGCCGGCGGGCGCCGACCGGCGGACACCGTCCCCCGGGACCCATCGGAAGAACGACACCCACGAGACGACGTACGCACCGGCGACCCCGCAGTCGCGGAACGGGCTGAGTGACGCGGACGGCAGCGACGACTGGCGTTCGACCAACGACGCGCGGTGGCAGCGGGCCGAGAAGCTCCGAGAGCCCAAGGCGGGCGGGATCACCCCGTCGGGTCTTCCCCGGCGCGTTCCCAAGGCCAACCTGATCGAGGGAACGGCGGAGGCGACGCCGCAGACGGGGCCCCAGGTCTCGCGAGCGCCGGAGGACATCCGTGGCAGGCTGAGCAGCCTGCGGCGGGGCGTCCAGCGGGGCCGCGACGCCAACGCGGGCAACACCGGAGCGACGGAAACGGGGACGGATACGAACGGACCGGGCCGAGGCCCGGGCGGTACCTACCACCAGGAGCGTTAGTGTGAGCCCGATGAGCCAGGCGGCGCAGAATCTCAACTGGTTGATCACCAACTTCGTGGACCACACCCCTGGGGTGTCCCACACCGTGGTGGTCTCCGCCGACGGACTCCTGCTGGCCATGTCCGAGGGTTTCCCGCGGGACCGCGCCGACCAACTGGCTGCTGTCGCCTCCGGGTTGACCTCGCTGACCGCCGGGGCCTCCCGGATCTTCGAGGGCGGTGCCGTGACCCAGACCGTGGTCGAGATGGAGCGCGGCTTCCTGTTCCTCATGTCGGTCTCGGACGGCTCCTCGCTGGCCGTCCTCGCGCACCCCGACGCCGACATCGGCCTGGTGGGTTACGAAATGGCTCTGCTCGTCGACCGGGCGGGAACGGTGCTGACGCCGGACCTGCGCGCCGAACTCCAGGGAAGTCTTCTCAACTAACAGACAGACAGTGCGTTTCGCGCCATTGCACCATAGGGTTCGTGGCGCGACTCCACACGACAGTTACCGGCGACCGGAGTCGGAGGAGGAAACGGTGGCGACACCCCCAGGCGGACATCCTTACGAGGGTGGCCGACAGGTACCGGGTGATCATGCCCGGAACCACTTCAACTCCCCCTCCACGCCGGGCGGAAACGGCGGCCGGGGCGGGCAGTGGGACGGCGGCGGGCAGTCGTACGACCCGCTGGGGCAGCCGTACCAGCAGCCCCAACAGCCGTACGGAC
Above is a window of Streptomyces sp. NBC_01498 DNA encoding:
- a CDS encoding DUF742 domain-containing protein, translated to MTPPPASHDPYGASVDASYGLEGDQPLVRPYAMTGGRTRPRYQLAIEALVSTTADPAHLAGLLPEHQRICHLCREVKSVAEVSALLSMPLGVARILVADLAEAGMVAIHQPGNGEAGGTPDVTLLERVLSGLRKL
- a CDS encoding roadblock/LC7 domain-containing protein; translated protein: MSQAAQNLNWLITNFVDNTPGVSHTVVVSADGLLLAMSEGFPRDRADQLAAVASGLTSLTAGASRIFEGGPVTQTVVEMDRGFLFLMSVSDGSSLAVLAHPDCDIGLVGYEMALLVDRAGTVLTPDLRAELQGSLLH
- a CDS encoding sensor histidine kinase encodes the protein MQGRFKRDSSAAAEQEPRGGTDRGSSPQHAQNPGPGPAGKGGDRGAQPVTAQGGDAPNSAPKSASTDAGSRIALRNWRISTRLVALLTLPVVAATTLGGLRINESLNDMQQLEHMQLLTKMTKEATALATALQAERDESAGPLTNGTDATDFAIQNGRTTTDRAKKAFLAATVDIGNTDGDQALESIRANVSQIATQVNKIQEIRKDAYATETSHSLTVDAYSGLIDALLSLSQDMAQATNNPEMIKRTRALAAFSSAKEYASIQRAIIASALPADPDQKGDLNDNDRLYGLAAATKGTNALASFDALYESMGGDAEELTQPLSGKGNPEINAADEYAQRVLGVSGGMAGLPNRSYLDWTDQATAKIFAMNTIEKTLLGEMENKARQLREKSQQDAFVNGALILLVLGVSLVGAFVVARSMIRSLRRLQETATKVAQDRLPELVKQLSETDPQDVDTSVESVGVHSRDEIGKVAAAFDDVHREAVRLAAEQALLRGNVNAMFTNLSRRSQGLIQRQLSLISELESREADPDQLSSLFKLDHLATRMRRNGENLLVLAGEEPGRRWTRPVPLVDVLRAAASEVEQYERIELASVPTTEVAGRVVNDLVHLLAELLENATSFSSPQTKVRVTGHALPDGRVLVEIHDTGIGLSPEDLAAINERLASPPTVDVSVSRRMGLFVVGRLSLRHGIRIQLRPSDSGGTTALVMLPVDVANGGRKPPPRPGAGAQNGAGGPVSAGQGGPGGGQQSGIAAGLAGGAAGAGRLSTPPQRGQVGAGTGPRAALPARNGAQNGLPTRPQSGPPQDPQRRGPGQGPELPSGQPNLFGSSPRDQAAPGRPNPQAAPGGRPNGPVPQAGGRLARPGQSLSSPNGRGGPGGPGGRDRDAFAQGATGPAGGPPPVDRGRQLPPPGGPRAELPGGAPRPPQRPAASGWSGEQQPGQRRFSQDTPRGHEETENTGQFAVPPPGPGGRGPSSTAEFPRPDFDGPRPDLNNGAGGAGGFGDTGSHPVLNSGDVNGGWQNQGQQGQGQDAASTAAFPRPDFDAPRPPASAPGSDLFGRTPPPAPGGPGADQGQDYGRTQGPGQDYGQGFGQNGVNGADFGAPRPPLGALPPQPQPEALPPAGPGDGRTPLFDTLETNWFHGQHSAQAAQSDAPRQPFPPHSPEGLADPSVSSPPPMPQRQPANGGANGNGAVTSSWRTSPNDELVRQAERVKKPAAGGITTSGLPRRVPRANLVPGTAQEQSNQTGPQVSRAPDDVRGRLTNLRRGIQQGRQAGGRTADSSTTGSFNLGPSHQQER
- a CDS encoding GTP-binding protein encodes the protein MDFASSSGGAARSTTSAKIVVAGGFGVGKTTFVGAVSEINPLRTEAVMTSASAGIDDLTHTGDKTTTTVAMDFGRITLDQDLILYLFGTPGQDRFWFMWDDLVRGAIGAIVLVDTRRLADCFPAVDYFENSGLPFVIALNGFDGHQPYTPEEVREALQIGPDAPIITTDARHRADAKSGLITLVEHALMARLK